A portion of the Salarias fasciatus chromosome 15, fSalaFa1.1, whole genome shotgun sequence genome contains these proteins:
- the LOC115401901 gene encoding uncharacterized protein LOC115401901: MSVLLEKIKSIDQRAASKLEELDFRTDSDLKCLTREDLRELFPGERDLRLRKTIFETIHQQRPISLLLNEMKGFIPEESLRAALNGSGVLVNYLHILKDMKAQMDNVQTFLDAHISLLEDIKKTQPNKKPDEGVFEALTDTEPKPKQQMSSSPPRVPVTTQTSPQENPRRSQFDSPGTSRASSGPPLPVNPTGFSPQTTKRTIKCKLEISGKTLGAHQQILDRVQNQDSSSVSLSLVKSPVGDSDVTLLFCPISSRAGTDIEAAMKRIKDDQLVILVMMRHSHEVKSVAMQRTWSYFPNIVLHTTVFYHDTVNGLLNCQENADAIFQIRKELLKHSSETAEESAVPEYGNSDRFPAQDFPAPAQSINRSNIVRKSNYLSFLGFRN; encoded by the exons atgtctgttttactggagaaaataaaaagcatcGACCAAAGAGCAGCCTCCAAACTGGAAG AGCTGGACTTTCGCACAGACTCAGACCTGAAGTGTCTGACCCGAGAAGACCTGCGGGAGCTGTTTCCTGGGGAGCGTGACCTCCGGCTGAGGAAGACCATCTTTGAAACAATACACCAACAG agGCCGATTAGTTTGCTCCTGAACGAGATGAAGGGTTTCATCCCTGAGGAGTCTTTGAGAG CTGCTCTCAACGGCAGTGGCGTTCTGGTGAACTACCTACATATCCTGAAGGACATGAAGGCCCAGATGGACAATGTGCAGACTTTCCTCGATGCACACATCAGTCTCCTGGAGGACATCAAAAAAACTCAGCCCAACAAGAAACCTGATGAAG GGGTTTTTGAAGCGTTAACGGACACAGAACCCAAACCCAAACAACAAATGAGTTCTTCACCTCCCAGAGTCCCAGTGACGACCCAGACATCCCCACAAGAAAACCCTCGAAGATCACAAT TTGATTCACCTGGTACAAGCCGAGCCAGCTCTGGTCCGCCGCTCCCTGTTAATCCCACCGGTTTCTCTCCACAGACGACTAAAC GAACAATAAAATGCAAGCTGGAAATCAGCGGGAAAACTTTGGGCGCCCATCAGCAGATTCTGGACAGAGTACAGAATCAGGACTCCTCCTCGGTTTCGCTCAGCCTGGTGAAGAGTCCTGTCGGAGACAGTGATGTTACACTTCTTTTCTGTCCAATTTCTTCACGTGCTGGGACGGATATTGAAGCAGCCATGAAAAGAATCAAAG atgACCAACTGGTGATTTTAGTTATGATGCGCCACTCGCATGAAGTCAAATCTGTTGCCATGCAGAGAACGTGGAGTTATTTCCCCAACATTGTGTTGCATACTACTGTTTTCTATCATGACACGGTGAACGGGCTGTTGAACTGTCAAGAGAACGCCGACGCCAtctttcagatcagaaaagagCTGCTGAAGCACAGTTCTGAGACCGCCGAAGAGTCTGCGGTCCCTGAATATGGTAACAGTGACAGATTTCCTGCTCAGGATTTTCCTGCGCCTGCTCAGAGCATCAACCGATCAAACATTGTGAGAAAAAGTaattatttgtcatttttaggTTTCAGGAACTAA